Within Gemmatimonadota bacterium, the genomic segment CGAAGTGGGGCGGTTCCCCCTTCGTGTATCGCAGCACCTGGATGGCCAGCCGCTCCTGTGCCGTGACCAGCAGTCTTTTCCAGGCCGGCCTCGAGACGGTTTCCTTTGCCACCAGGAGGCCGCCGGGCTTCAAGCGCTCGACACACCGTCCTAGCAGCGCCGCCCAACCCTGAAGCGGCACCGCGTAAAGCACGTCCACCAGGGTCACGCAGTCGAAGGCGCCCAGCTCGGTCCAGAGCTCGTCGGTCAGGAGATGAAAGGCGCAGCGCTCCGATACCGCGCTCGCCCTGGCCACGCGAATGACGGACTCGGCCAAGTCCACCCCCACGTAGTCGATTTGCGGCCGGTCCCGTTGGATCAGGGCGGCCAGGATCCCCCGGCCGGAGCCCACATCCAGAATCCGGCCCCTTGCCGGCAGCGCGTCGACCACACACCCCCATGGGCAGCATGCCCGGCGTACCAGTACAAACAGGCGGTCGCTCAGGCTAACGGCTCCGTAGTGACGCCAGAGGTACGCGTAGTCGGAAGCGCGGCCGCCGTTCAGCTTCAGCACAACTGTGCCGCCCGCATTCATGTCTTGCACGACTCGAGCTGGATGCCCAGCCGTTGCAGTTCGTCACCCAAGGGGGAGCACAGCGCCTCCAGCT encodes:
- a CDS encoding class I SAM-dependent methyltransferase; this translates as MNAGGTVVLKLNGGRASDYAYLWRHYGAVSLSDRLFVLVRRACCPWGCVVDALPARGRILDVGSGRGILAALIQRDRPQIDYVGVDLAESVIRVARASAVSERCAFHLLTDELWTELGAFDCVTLVDVLYAVPLQGWAALLGRCVERLKPGGLLVAKETVSRPAWKRLLVTAQERLAIQVLRYTKGEPPHFEPPETYLEAFRASGLNVLSHHPVHPGHPYPHYLFLARRGHNRSL